From the Streptomyces sp. Sge12 genome, the window CATCCCGGCTTCGGTCAGCCGCCGCGCCGCGAGGTCCTCGCCGTACCGCCCCAATGCCTGCTGTGCCACGCCCTTCGCGTTCATCCGGCACCACCTCCGGCACCGAATGTCCCGCGCCCCCGCCCACCCTGTGGATCTTGGTGGACAATCCGGCTGTTGTGGACAACGGCCTCACCCCTGCGGGTGAGGCCGCTCAGCTGCCGGGCAGTTCGAGATCGCTCTTGTTGAGCTCCTCGATGTTCACGTCCTTGAAGGTCAGCACCCGCACCTGCTTCACGAAGCGGGCCGGTCGGTACATGTCCCACACCCACGCGTCGGCCATCGAGACCTCGAAGAACACCTCCCCCTGAACCGAGTGCACCTGCATCTCGTAGTCGTTCGTGAGGTAGAAACGGCGTTCCGTCTCGATCACATACTTGAACAGCCCGACGACGTCGCGGTACTC encodes:
- a CDS encoding DUF2469 domain-containing protein; the encoded protein is MSAEDLEKYETEMELKLYREYRDVVGLFKYVIETERRFYLTNDYEMQVHSVQGEVFFEVSMADAWVWDMYRPARFVKQVRVLTFKDVNIEELNKSDLELPGS